A section of the Methanoregula formicica SMSP genome encodes:
- a CDS encoding proton-conducting transporter transmembrane domain-containing protein encodes MIAGLFIISLGIFVVGVFLPLAGAWQDRRIFRAGSQLCTIAGSVLLGALSLFLLLTGNDIAWTAYQPVAGFSLSFAIDRLSAFFLLLISVVSVCVALYAAEYNEHLEGGLRRNLLSACTNLFILSMVLVVASANTFSFLVFWELMAGCSFLLVMYDYSRAATRKAGLFYFVMTHLSTLFVLLGIVLLVLSTGSFALAPAGVSPVSAIALVALLIGFSIKAGIIPFHKWLPYAHPASPTPISALMSGVMLKIAVYGLLRFLLDVFSPELWWGLLILVMGTATAVLGIIYALKEYDIKAMLAYSSIENTGIIFMGIGLYVIFSSYQLFDLALISLLSALFHALNHAMFKSLLFLTAGSVVHATHTRDIEKMGGLIHRMPFTAGLFFVGALAIAALPPLNGFASEVLLFISFFSSIAVADPLFKVLLFLCLGLFALTSALSAACFVKAFGSVFLALPRSPESGRAEEVPFLMLFGPALLASACILLGLFAAQIFLLTGFTVPMPDLFLVGLLLLAMLVLTFAALFFTASRDVRVTGTWGCGTLSQQPAMEYSGHGFSEPIDIIFSTVYRTKMKNERMFFDQKNCIFAGGNAGIRLIKVFEEYLYLPVARASYATAETVSRFQSGCLDTYLLYVFCAVIAVIVFLGWLA; translated from the coding sequence ATGATCGCAGGGCTCTTCATCATCTCCCTCGGTATCTTTGTTGTCGGGGTCTTCCTGCCCCTTGCCGGCGCATGGCAGGACCGCCGTATCTTCCGGGCCGGATCGCAGCTCTGCACCATCGCCGGATCTGTTCTCCTCGGGGCCCTCTCGCTCTTCCTCCTCCTTACCGGCAACGATATTGCCTGGACTGCGTACCAGCCGGTTGCCGGCTTTTCCCTCTCGTTTGCCATCGACCGGCTCTCCGCCTTCTTCCTGCTCCTGATTTCCGTGGTGTCGGTATGCGTTGCCCTCTATGCGGCAGAATACAACGAGCATCTTGAAGGGGGCTTGCGCAGGAATCTCCTCTCTGCCTGCACGAACCTGTTCATCCTCTCCATGGTGCTCGTGGTGGCTTCAGCCAACACCTTCTCCTTCCTGGTCTTCTGGGAACTCATGGCAGGGTGCTCGTTCCTTCTCGTGATGTACGACTATTCCCGTGCCGCGACGCGGAAGGCCGGGCTCTTCTATTTCGTGATGACCCATCTCTCGACGCTCTTTGTCCTGCTGGGTATCGTCCTCCTCGTCCTCTCGACAGGATCCTTTGCCCTGGCACCAGCTGGCGTCTCGCCCGTTTCGGCCATTGCTTTAGTAGCCCTCCTTATCGGTTTCTCCATCAAGGCCGGCATCATCCCGTTCCACAAGTGGCTTCCCTATGCCCATCCCGCGAGCCCGACGCCGATATCGGCCCTCATGTCCGGCGTGATGCTCAAGATCGCGGTGTACGGGCTTCTCCGTTTCCTGCTGGATGTGTTCTCACCGGAACTCTGGTGGGGGCTCCTCATCCTTGTCATGGGCACGGCAACGGCTGTCCTCGGGATCATCTACGCTTTAAAGGAGTACGATATCAAGGCCATGCTCGCGTACAGCAGCATCGAGAATACCGGCATCATCTTCATGGGTATCGGCCTGTATGTAATCTTCTCCAGTTACCAGCTTTTTGATCTTGCCCTGATCAGCCTGCTCTCCGCCCTCTTCCATGCCCTCAACCACGCCATGTTCAAGAGCCTCCTCTTCCTGACGGCCGGTTCCGTTGTCCATGCCACGCATACCCGGGACATCGAGAAGATGGGCGGACTCATCCACCGGATGCCGTTCACTGCCGGGCTGTTCTTTGTCGGTGCGCTTGCCATCGCGGCCCTCCCCCCGCTGAACGGGTTTGCGAGCGAAGTGTTGCTGTTCATCTCGTTCTTCTCTTCCATTGCGGTGGCAGACCCGCTCTTCAAGGTGCTGCTCTTCCTCTGCCTTGGCCTTTTTGCCCTGACAAGCGCGCTCTCGGCAGCCTGTTTTGTCAAGGCGTTCGGATCGGTCTTTTTAGCGCTCCCCCGCTCTCCGGAGAGTGGCAGGGCAGAAGAGGTTCCTTTCCTGATGCTGTTTGGCCCTGCGCTGCTTGCATCGGCCTGTATCCTCCTTGGTCTCTTTGCCGCCCAGATCTTCCTCCTCACCGGTTTCACCGTGCCGATGCCCGACCTGTTCCTTGTCGGCCTGCTCCTGCTCGCCATGCTCGTCCTTACGTTTGCGGCCCTCTTCTTTACAGCATCCCGGGACGTGCGGGTTACCGGAACCTGGGGGTGCGGTACGCTCTCGCAGCAGCCGGCGATGGAGTACTCCGGTCACGGGTTCTCGGAACCCATCGACATCATCTTCTCCACCGTGTACCGGACAAAGATGAAGAACGAACGCATGTTCTTTGACCAGAAGAACTGCATCTTTGCCGGAGGCAATGCCGGGATCCGGCTCATCAAAGTATTCGAGGAATACCTGTACCTGCCCGTTGCGCGGGCCTCGTATGCGACCGCGGAGACGGTCTCCCGGTTCCAGAGCGGGTGCCTTGACACGTACCTTCTCTATGTCTTCTGCGCCGTGATCGCGGTCATCGTCTTCCTGGGGTGGCTGGCATGA
- a CDS encoding ferredoxin-thioredoxin reductase catalytic domain-containing protein produces the protein MTFTGISEQDVDRAYDALRKDALDGGYLLNPDAEFVKNLIRGLLKNEQRYGYRACPCRLASGKKEEDLDIICPCDYRDSDIEEHGACYCALYVSEAIADGTRKVAPVPERRPPRSQRGTMKERAVQTVAVGGGATFGSLPFPVWRCKVCGYLCARDQPPGICPVCKAKKDRFERFL, from the coding sequence ATGACGTTTACCGGCATCAGCGAGCAGGACGTTGACCGGGCATATGATGCTCTCAGGAAGGATGCCCTGGACGGGGGATACCTCCTCAACCCGGATGCAGAGTTTGTGAAAAACCTTATCCGAGGTCTCCTGAAGAACGAACAGCGGTACGGGTACCGGGCCTGCCCCTGCCGGCTGGCTTCCGGGAAAAAAGAAGAGGATCTTGACATCATCTGTCCCTGCGATTACCGCGATTCGGACATTGAGGAGCATGGCGCCTGTTACTGCGCCCTGTACGTCAGCGAGGCGATCGCAGACGGTACGCGGAAGGTCGCGCCCGTTCCCGAACGCCGCCCGCCCCGCTCCCAGCGGGGAACGATGAAGGAGCGTGCTGTCCAGACGGTCGCAGTCGGTGGAGGGGCAACCTTCGGGAGCCTCCCGTTCCCGGTCTGGCGCTGCAAGGTATGCGGCTATCTCTGCGCACGCGATCAGCCCCCGGGCATCTGCCCGGTCTGCAAGGCAAAAAAGGACCGGTTCGAGCGGTTCCTGTAA
- a CDS encoding glutaredoxin family protein, with amino-acid sequence MEHVDGKDKGNVVLYALSTCGWCAKTKDLLREIGVAFDYTFVDLLDGKEQEDAITLVEKFNPSGSFPTLVINNNKVIIGFREQEIREALAP; translated from the coding sequence ATGGAACACGTTGACGGAAAGGACAAGGGAAACGTCGTGCTGTACGCGCTCTCCACATGCGGGTGGTGTGCAAAGACCAAGGATCTCCTCCGCGAGATCGGAGTGGCATTCGATTATACCTTTGTCGATCTTCTGGATGGCAAAGAGCAGGAGGATGCGATTACGCTGGTCGAGAAGTTTAATCCCAGCGGCTCATTCCCCACGCTTGTGATCAACAATAACAAGGTCATCATCGGGTTCCGTGAGCAGGAGATCCGGGAGGCCCTAGCACCATGA
- a CDS encoding ferritin-like domain-containing protein — MGTLGQKIVGSDVKEIVNLLNKAYCDEWLAYYQYWIGSKVVKGPNKEAVISELTLHATEELNHATLLTTRIIQLGGTPITKPQDWYKFTNCGYDAPDDPFIVKILEQNIKGEQCAIKTYNSLMKKTKDKDPVTYNILLTILSQEVEHEEDLQALLEDVEIIMKKK, encoded by the coding sequence ATGGGAACACTAGGACAGAAGATTGTCGGAAGCGACGTAAAGGAGATCGTGAACCTGCTCAACAAGGCCTATTGCGATGAATGGCTCGCCTACTACCAGTACTGGATCGGCTCCAAGGTTGTCAAGGGTCCCAACAAGGAAGCGGTCATCAGCGAACTCACGCTCCATGCAACCGAAGAACTGAACCACGCGACACTGCTGACGACCCGCATCATCCAGCTTGGCGGAACACCCATAACCAAGCCGCAGGACTGGTACAAGTTCACCAACTGCGGGTACGATGCCCCGGATGACCCGTTCATCGTGAAGATTTTAGAACAGAACATCAAGGGCGAGCAGTGCGCCATCAAGACGTACAATTCCCTGATGAAGAAGACAAAAGACAAAGACCCGGTCACCTACAATATCCTCCTCACGATCCTCTCGCAGGAAGTCGAACATGAGGAAGACCTTCAGGCACTTCTCGAAGACGTCGAGATCATCATGAAGAAGAAGTGA
- the carA gene encoding glutamine-hydrolyzing carbamoyl-phosphate synthase small subunit, with the protein MKAVLGLEDGQFVVGDGFGVEGECSGELVFNTLMTGYMEALSDPSYFGQILMFTFPTIGNYGVDVQNMQSQSTKVLGAVCREICDVPDSRPTIREYFEQKKLLGIAGVDTRSLTIKTRVHGTMRAALVVGSDDGTYAVKLAQKSPSISDCVPIPEVSCKAPYRIPGKGKRVAIIDLGLKTNILTSLTRRKGDLYIFPHDASYDDIFGCEPDCLFITNGPGDPKVATKTIATVKKCIGELPIFGICMGNQISALALGGDTYKMKFGHRGANQPVRYHDGRIFITTQNHGFAVDADSLPEGCAVTFVNANDGSVEGFENQDLRINCVQFHPEAHAGPQDTECHYFDGVFRRLG; encoded by the coding sequence ATGAAGGCAGTTCTGGGTCTTGAGGATGGTCAGTTCGTTGTCGGAGATGGATTCGGTGTTGAGGGCGAATGTTCCGGTGAACTCGTCTTCAACACCCTTATGACGGGATACATGGAGGCGCTCTCCGATCCCAGCTATTTTGGCCAGATCCTGATGTTCACGTTCCCGACAATCGGGAATTACGGTGTCGATGTGCAGAACATGCAGAGCCAGAGTACGAAGGTCCTTGGGGCTGTCTGCCGGGAGATCTGCGATGTCCCGGATTCACGGCCGACAATCCGCGAATACTTTGAACAGAAGAAGCTGCTCGGCATAGCAGGTGTCGATACCCGCAGCCTCACCATCAAGACCCGCGTTCACGGGACAATGCGTGCCGCACTGGTCGTGGGCAGCGATGATGGCACATATGCTGTGAAACTCGCACAAAAATCCCCCTCCATATCAGATTGTGTTCCGATCCCCGAGGTCTCCTGCAAGGCTCCGTACCGCATTCCCGGAAAAGGGAAACGCGTAGCCATTATCGATCTTGGCCTCAAGACCAATATCCTCACCAGCCTTACGCGGAGAAAAGGCGATCTCTATATCTTCCCCCATGATGCTTCCTACGACGATATCTTCGGGTGCGAGCCGGACTGCCTCTTCATAACAAACGGCCCCGGTGATCCTAAAGTTGCAACCAAGACGATTGCCACTGTCAAGAAATGCATCGGGGAACTCCCCATCTTCGGGATCTGCATGGGCAACCAGATCTCTGCGCTCGCCCTTGGCGGCGACACCTACAAGATGAAGTTCGGGCACCGCGGGGCCAACCAGCCGGTCCGGTACCATGACGGCAGGATCTTCATCACCACCCAGAACCACGGGTTCGCTGTCGATGCAGACTCGCTGCCGGAGGGATGTGCAGTCACCTTCGTCAATGCCAACGACGGCTCCGTTGAAGGGTTCGAAAACCAGGACCTGCGGATCAACTGCGTCCAGTTCCATCCCGAGGCCCATGCCGGTCCCCAGGACACGGAATGTCACTATTTTGACGGGGTCTTCAGGAGGCTCGGATAA
- the carB gene encoding carbamoyl-phosphate synthase large subunit — MPRKQHIKKVLIIGSGPIQIGQAAEFDFSGSQACRAMKEEGVKVVLVNSNPATIQTDPGMADAIYIEPLRADIIAKIIEKEKPDGILSGMGGQTGLNMTAELAEKGALKDVEVLGTPLEAIYKGEDREKFRSLMQEIGEPVPKSVILTGLNQIDEAISAIGLPAVVRPAYTLGGAGGGIAHTREELTRIVELGLSRSRIHQVLIEESVLGWKEIEFEVMRDSADTCIIICGMENVDPMGIHTGESVVVAPILTLRDDEFQMMRSAAIKIIRALDVQGGCNIQFAFRNGDYRVIEVNPRVSRSSALASKATGYPIARVSAKIAIGLRLDEITNTVTGCTPASFEPAIDYIVVKVPRWPFDKFKGADRTLSTAMKSTGEVMAIGRTIEEALMKAKRSLDTDVQSHTSPSEIRMILTRPTDERFHCLFDAFRQGFTVDEILQLTSITPFFLEKIKNIVDVEKRLAEKACAKEDIIQAKKYGFSNTEIAQICGKSPAEIDSLVAPPAYKMVDTCAAEFPANTPYFYSTYEPQSEIIPTEGKKVLILGSGPIRIGQGIEFDYCTVHAVQALREEEGVRVHIVNNNPETVSTDFDTSDRLFFEPMQLEDVANILKSDTYYGVMVQFGGQNAVNLAVPIENEIRRLGLSTRILGTSPDAMDIAEDRDRFSVLLKKLSIPCPPNSSAYSEAEAKAKAAQIGYPVLVRPSYVLGGRAMEIVHDERELDTYMKEAVRVSRNHPVLIDSYLQNAVELDVDAVCDGEDVLIGGIMEHIEQAGIHSGDSACVIPTQSLPPEVINTVRDYTRKLAIGLGVVGLVNLQMAVKDNTVYILEANPRASRTVPFVSKATGIPIAKIAAKVMIGRKLRDLGYKEREIGHVAVKEVLLPFNKLNGVDTMLGPEMKSTGEVMGIDYDFGLAFYKACISADNELPLKGNIFISVNMEQKDEVIPIARKLQELGLTLYGTEGTVDYLHDAGIEAHLVRKVQEGSPNVLDMMRHGEIRLIINTPQDKQSRQDHYQIMRAAVDFQIPYITTLQAARAAALAIDAIKREKVTLEPISHYLK; from the coding sequence ATGCCCCGGAAACAGCATATCAAAAAAGTCCTGATCATCGGGTCGGGCCCCATCCAGATCGGGCAGGCCGCAGAGTTCGACTTTTCGGGGAGCCAGGCCTGCCGGGCAATGAAGGAGGAGGGCGTCAAGGTCGTCCTCGTCAACTCCAATCCCGCCACTATCCAGACCGACCCGGGGATGGCCGATGCCATCTACATCGAACCGCTCCGCGCCGACATCATTGCAAAGATCATCGAGAAGGAGAAGCCGGACGGCATCCTCTCCGGCATGGGCGGGCAGACCGGGCTCAACATGACCGCGGAGCTTGCCGAGAAGGGGGCGCTGAAGGATGTCGAAGTTCTGGGGACGCCTCTCGAAGCGATCTACAAAGGCGAGGACCGGGAGAAGTTCCGGTCCCTCATGCAGGAGATCGGCGAGCCGGTGCCAAAAAGTGTCATCCTTACCGGGCTCAACCAGATCGACGAGGCCATCTCCGCCATCGGCCTTCCGGCAGTTGTCCGGCCGGCTTATACGCTCGGTGGCGCCGGCGGTGGCATTGCCCATACCCGCGAAGAACTCACGAGGATCGTGGAACTGGGGCTCTCGCGCTCGCGGATCCACCAGGTCCTGATCGAGGAGAGCGTGCTTGGCTGGAAGGAGATCGAGTTCGAGGTGATGCGGGACTCTGCCGACACGTGTATCATCATCTGCGGCATGGAGAACGTAGACCCGATGGGCATCCACACCGGGGAGAGCGTTGTCGTTGCCCCCATCCTTACCCTTCGCGACGACGAGTTCCAGATGATGCGCAGTGCGGCGATCAAGATCATCCGGGCGCTCGATGTCCAGGGCGGCTGCAACATCCAGTTCGCGTTCCGGAACGGGGACTACCGCGTCATCGAAGTGAACCCGAGGGTTTCCCGATCCTCTGCCCTGGCATCCAAGGCAACGGGCTACCCGATAGCACGGGTTTCGGCAAAGATCGCGATCGGGCTCCGGCTGGACGAGATCACCAACACCGTCACCGGCTGCACACCCGCATCGTTTGAACCCGCTATCGATTACATCGTCGTGAAAGTGCCTCGCTGGCCGTTCGACAAGTTCAAGGGCGCCGACAGGACGCTCTCCACCGCAATGAAGAGCACCGGAGAGGTCATGGCCATCGGGAGGACGATAGAGGAGGCGCTCATGAAGGCGAAGCGCTCGCTCGATACCGATGTCCAGAGCCACACGAGCCCAAGCGAGATCCGGATGATCCTCACCCGCCCCACCGATGAGAGGTTCCACTGCCTCTTTGACGCGTTCCGTCAGGGCTTCACGGTCGATGAGATCCTCCAGCTGACCTCCATCACCCCATTCTTTCTGGAAAAGATCAAGAATATCGTTGACGTGGAAAAACGCCTTGCGGAAAAGGCCTGCGCAAAGGAGGACATCATCCAAGCCAAGAAGTACGGATTCTCCAATACCGAGATCGCCCAGATCTGTGGAAAGTCCCCTGCCGAGATCGATTCCCTTGTTGCCCCCCCGGCCTACAAGATGGTGGACACGTGCGCTGCCGAATTTCCGGCAAACACGCCCTATTTCTACTCAACGTACGAACCACAGTCCGAGATCATACCAACCGAAGGCAAAAAAGTCCTCATCCTCGGATCCGGGCCAATCCGTATCGGCCAGGGAATCGAGTTCGATTACTGCACGGTCCATGCCGTGCAGGCCCTGCGGGAGGAAGAGGGAGTTAGGGTCCATATCGTCAACAACAACCCGGAGACCGTGTCGACAGACTTCGATACCTCGGACCGGCTCTTCTTCGAACCCATGCAGCTCGAGGACGTGGCAAACATCCTCAAATCCGACACCTATTATGGCGTCATGGTCCAATTCGGCGGGCAGAATGCCGTCAACCTTGCCGTGCCGATCGAAAACGAAATCCGCAGGCTGGGCCTCTCCACACGGATCCTCGGGACGAGCCCGGATGCCATGGATATCGCCGAGGACCGCGACCGGTTCAGCGTGCTCTTAAAGAAACTCAGCATCCCCTGCCCGCCCAATTCCTCAGCCTATTCTGAGGCGGAGGCAAAAGCAAAAGCAGCGCAGATCGGGTACCCGGTGCTCGTCCGGCCGTCCTATGTCCTCGGGGGCCGGGCAATGGAGATTGTCCACGATGAGCGGGAACTCGATACGTACATGAAGGAGGCGGTCCGGGTCAGCCGGAACCACCCGGTCCTCATCGACTCATACCTTCAGAATGCCGTAGAGCTGGATGTCGACGCTGTCTGCGATGGCGAGGATGTCCTAATCGGCGGTATCATGGAGCACATCGAACAGGCCGGTATCCACTCCGGCGACTCCGCCTGCGTAATCCCAACCCAGTCACTTCCCCCGGAAGTCATTAACACCGTGAGGGACTACACGAGGAAACTTGCCATCGGCCTTGGGGTCGTGGGGCTTGTCAACCTCCAGATGGCCGTAAAAGACAATACGGTATACATTCTCGAAGCAAACCCCCGCGCGAGCAGGACCGTCCCGTTCGTGTCAAAAGCAACGGGCATCCCGATTGCCAAGATTGCCGCAAAAGTCATGATCGGCAGGAAGCTGCGTGACCTCGGGTATAAGGAGAGGGAGATCGGGCATGTGGCAGTGAAAGAGGTACTGCTCCCCTTCAACAAGCTCAACGGTGTCGACACCATGCTCGGGCCCGAGATGAAGAGCACGGGGGAGGTCATGGGCATCGACTACGATTTCGGCCTCGCGTTCTACAAGGCCTGCATCTCGGCCGACAACGAGCTGCCGCTCAAGGGGAACATCTTCATCTCGGTCAACATGGAGCAGAAAGACGAGGTTATTCCCATTGCCCGTAAACTGCAGGAACTCGGCCTTACGTTGTACGGGACCGAGGGCACCGTCGATTACCTGCATGACGCGGGCATTGAGGCACACCTTGTGCGGAAAGTCCAGGAAGGGTCACCCAATGTCCTTGACATGATGCGGCACGGGGAGATCCGGCTCATCATCAACACCCCGCAGGACAAGCAGTCGCGCCAGGACCACTACCAGATCATGCGGGCGGCAGTGGACTTCCAGATCCCCTATATCACGACCCTCCAGGCAGCGCGGGCAGCAGCCCTTGCCATCGATGCTATCAAGCGCGAGAAAGTAACGCTTGAACCCATCAGCCATTATCTCAAATAA
- a CDS encoding cupredoxin domain-containing protein produces the protein MKKLFVVLAILFIGILLAGCTSQQAAPATATPTPTPVPTVVATAVPTAEPTKEVVVVVVNKTPEATATATPAPVPTYTITFTQDLTIIPDGTAYIKAGTKVIWQNTDPYKPHTIQANDVITGQYFGSTNPIEIPYGGSYSVVFDKAGSYDYTTGPFQPQTEAKIVVTA, from the coding sequence ATGAAGAAATTATTCGTTGTTCTTGCGATCCTGTTTATCGGGATTCTGCTTGCGGGATGCACATCCCAGCAGGCAGCACCTGCGACCGCCACCCCGACCCCCACGCCCGTCCCCACGGTAGTTGCAACTGCAGTCCCGACCGCTGAACCCACCAAGGAAGTCGTTGTTGTCGTTGTCAACAAGACCCCCGAGGCAACCGCGACAGCCACCCCTGCCCCGGTCCCGACCTACACGATCACATTCACCCAGGACCTGACCATTATCCCCGATGGAACAGCCTATATCAAGGCAGGCACGAAGGTCATCTGGCAGAACACCGACCCCTACAAGCCCCACACCATCCAGGCAAATGATGTAATTACCGGCCAGTACTTTGGCAGCACCAACCCCATCGAGATCCCGTACGGCGGCAGCTACTCGGTAGTCTTCGACAAGGCCGGCTCCTACGACTACACGACCGGACCCTTCCAGCCCCAGACTGAAGCAAAGATCGTAGTCACTGCGTAA
- a CDS encoding argininosuccinate synthase yields MGKGTIVLAYSGGLDTSICIPLLKEKYDYDRVVTVAVNVGQRDEEIDVATEKGKKLADRHYTIDVREKFVADHIFPAIRANGSYEGYPMGTSLARPLIAEEVVRIAKKEKATAIGHGCTGKGNDQLRFDFIIRSAGLEVVAPIRELNLTRDWEIDYAKKHNIPVPVKKDKPWSMDENCWSRSIEGGRLEDPAFHPPEEIYLWTVSPEKAPAKPEKITLSFKNGVPVALNKKKLSGYDLIQKLNVLAGKHGIGRNDMIEDRILGLKARENYEHPAATVILTAHRDLEGLTLTRQELVFKRMVDDKWSELAYKGLVYEPLYHALNAFVETTQKRVNGTVDLELYKGSVRILGRSSPDALYSSDMVSFDSDSIDQCHAIGVSQYFGIQARMVRQMQNKKR; encoded by the coding sequence ATGGGGAAAGGCACGATTGTCCTTGCATATTCCGGCGGGCTCGACACCTCGATCTGCATCCCGCTCCTAAAAGAGAAGTATGACTATGACCGCGTGGTCACGGTTGCCGTGAATGTCGGCCAGCGGGACGAGGAGATCGACGTTGCCACAGAAAAGGGCAAAAAACTCGCCGACCGCCACTATACCATTGATGTCCGGGAAAAGTTCGTTGCCGACCACATCTTCCCGGCAATACGGGCCAATGGTTCCTACGAGGGATACCCCATGGGGACGTCCCTTGCACGGCCGCTCATTGCCGAAGAGGTTGTCCGGATCGCAAAGAAAGAGAAGGCAACCGCCATCGGCCACGGGTGCACCGGGAAGGGCAACGACCAGCTCCGGTTTGACTTCATTATCCGCAGTGCAGGCCTCGAGGTCGTTGCCCCGATCCGGGAGCTCAATCTTACCCGGGACTGGGAGATCGACTATGCAAAGAAGCATAACATTCCCGTACCGGTGAAGAAAGACAAGCCCTGGAGCATGGACGAGAACTGCTGGAGCAGGAGTATTGAAGGGGGCCGCCTCGAAGACCCGGCATTCCACCCGCCCGAGGAGATCTACCTCTGGACAGTCTCACCGGAAAAGGCTCCGGCTAAACCAGAGAAGATCACGCTGAGCTTTAAAAACGGAGTCCCGGTCGCCCTGAACAAGAAGAAACTCTCCGGGTATGACCTGATCCAGAAACTCAACGTTCTCGCCGGAAAACACGGGATCGGGCGCAATGATATGATTGAGGACCGCATCCTTGGCCTCAAGGCCCGCGAGAATTATGAGCACCCGGCAGCAACGGTCATCCTTACAGCCCACCGCGATCTCGAAGGCCTGACCCTGACACGCCAGGAGCTCGTCTTCAAGCGGATGGTGGACGACAAGTGGTCGGAGCTCGCCTACAAGGGACTTGTCTACGAACCCCTGTACCATGCCCTCAATGCGTTCGTAGAGACCACGCAGAAAAGGGTCAACGGAACCGTTGATCTGGAACTGTACAAGGGCAGCGTGAGAATCCTCGGGAGGTCGTCACCGGATGCGCTCTACTCAAGCGATATGGTCTCGTTTGACAGCGACTCGATTGACCAGTGCCATGCGATCGGCGTCTCCCAGTATTTCGGCATACAGGCCCGGATGGTCAGGCAGATGCAGAACAAAAAGCGATAA
- a CDS encoding methanogenesis marker 14 protein produces MSAGFFSRFTRPKPHIVENPPPPSITHGAGMNVPEYKNKPYFIVGSVEMGNTTTKCILTGVSLDTGMSYVINKTVSMSRDIRPPKPGEAIFGATLDGTELTREAVTELVRDTLLKCHRDAHLDIKNELDFVVRSTGVVAEMDSPDQVGDFVISLANGCLVAGVPPRKMTPPMSKENQAPKLQPYSFADKVVFVGAVAGVIPPVGSTGVEMVANEMEGELAMAGIKEGAKWTPVDFRNPCVTIDFGTTLDGRITSDVAPDAENPFAKTVGNFCGLAGAIPDAIVRGTGLVHQRTGTALDVFGEHSITGGLFSRSNRRIVDELVDRCHEHIDIRIVPPERNRFGRVPVNARVAYESGVAMIGCDCGENSSDLPKLVEIGAEIHKNHSLATLNEVVDRVCTRMALRLIDVAVEQGLVLKNSSIGFTGRAAISGRKPEYILEGITERNLFYKPNDHVVFVDDGLARGAALMGRCMNSLGKPKNPIGGVRGGPCIMSRRIKIGK; encoded by the coding sequence ATGAGCGCCGGTTTTTTCTCCCGTTTCACAAGACCCAAACCCCACATTGTCGAGAACCCGCCTCCGCCGTCAATCACCCATGGCGCCGGGATGAACGTCCCTGAATACAAGAACAAACCCTACTTCATCGTCGGCTCCGTGGAGATGGGCAATACCACGACAAAATGTATCCTCACCGGCGTGAGCCTCGATACCGGCATGTCGTACGTGATCAACAAGACTGTCAGCATGAGCCGGGATATCCGTCCCCCGAAACCCGGTGAGGCGATCTTTGGCGCAACGCTTGACGGCACCGAGCTGACCCGCGAAGCGGTGACGGAACTCGTACGGGACACGCTCCTCAAGTGCCACAGGGACGCACACCTGGATATCAAAAACGAACTGGATTTTGTTGTCAGGAGCACAGGGGTCGTTGCTGAGATGGATTCCCCGGACCAGGTCGGGGACTTTGTCATCTCCCTTGCAAACGGCTGCCTTGTTGCCGGCGTCCCGCCCCGAAAGATGACACCCCCGATGTCAAAAGAGAACCAGGCACCAAAACTCCAGCCGTACAGTTTTGCCGACAAGGTGGTCTTTGTCGGGGCAGTGGCCGGTGTTATCCCCCCGGTTGGCTCGACCGGTGTCGAGATGGTGGCAAACGAGATGGAAGGGGAGCTTGCAATGGCGGGGATCAAGGAAGGTGCGAAATGGACCCCGGTCGACTTCCGCAATCCCTGCGTAACGATAGACTTTGGGACAACCCTGGACGGGAGGATCACAAGCGATGTCGCCCCTGATGCGGAGAATCCCTTTGCCAAGACAGTGGGGAACTTCTGCGGCCTTGCCGGGGCGATCCCGGATGCTATCGTCCGGGGTACCGGCCTTGTCCACCAGCGCACGGGCACGGCGCTTGACGTCTTCGGCGAGCACAGCATCACCGGGGGCCTGTTCTCCCGGAGCAACCGCAGGATCGTGGACGAACTGGTGGACCGCTGCCACGAGCACATCGATATCCGCATCGTGCCACCAGAACGGAACCGTTTCGGGCGTGTGCCGGTCAATGCACGGGTTGCCTATGAATCGGGAGTTGCCATGATTGGCTGTGACTGCGGGGAGAATTCCAGCGACCTCCCAAAACTGGTTGAGATCGGGGCCGAGATCCACAAGAATCACTCGCTTGCAACCTTAAACGAGGTGGTGGACCGGGTCTGCACCCGGATGGCCCTGCGCCTGATCGATGTTGCCGTTGAGCAGGGGCTGGTTTTGAAGAACTCCTCGATCGGGTTTACCGGCCGGGCTGCCATCTCCGGCAGGAAACCGGAATATATCCTTGAAGGGATCACGGAGCGGAACCTTTTTTATAAACCGAATGACCACGTTGTCTTTGTCGATGACGGTCTTGCCCGGGGCGCGGCCCTCATGGGCAGGTGCATGAACTCACTCGGAAAGCCCAAAAACCCAATAGGTGGGGTCCGTGGAGGCCCATGTATTATGAGCCGCCGAATCAAAATAGGAAAGTAA